One Spirochaeta africana DSM 8902 genomic window carries:
- a CDS encoding ABC transporter ATP-binding protein has product MKNHDHDPTEPVIQARHVYKSYGELQAVQDLSFTVAKSRCYGFLGPNGAGKTSTMKMIYGKATRDNRSDTVFRVFGCDPAISELAIKQLSGVVIQDNSLDEELNVRQNLRIFSRFYGLPRHTAEQRIDELLEFMELSHKAEVQIKKLSGGMQRRLSIARALLNDPQLLILDEPTTGLDPQVRHLIWNKLRELKQRGVTILLTTHYMEEAFQICDEILIMDRGRKILEGRPQQLLQDHMERYVLEAMIPDAAAGTPVTADTRAAADTPAATGTHPTAGTHAATSEAGELRSEDHNGMRFFYANDMTQLESHASRLGQERVYIRQANLEDLFLKFTGRGLNELQ; this is encoded by the coding sequence GTGAAAAATCATGATCACGATCCGACAGAACCGGTCATCCAGGCTCGCCATGTCTACAAAAGCTATGGCGAGCTGCAGGCGGTGCAGGATCTCTCGTTTACCGTAGCAAAATCCCGCTGTTACGGCTTTCTGGGGCCCAACGGTGCCGGCAAGACCAGCACCATGAAGATGATCTACGGCAAGGCAACCCGCGACAATCGCAGCGACACGGTGTTCCGGGTGTTTGGCTGCGATCCCGCGATCAGCGAGCTGGCAATCAAGCAGCTGTCCGGGGTGGTTATCCAGGACAACTCCCTGGATGAGGAGCTGAACGTCCGCCAGAATCTGCGAATCTTCAGCCGGTTCTACGGGCTGCCGCGCCACACGGCGGAACAGCGCATCGATGAGCTGCTGGAATTCATGGAGCTTTCGCACAAGGCCGAGGTTCAGATCAAGAAGCTGTCCGGGGGCATGCAGCGGCGGCTGTCGATTGCACGCGCACTGCTGAACGATCCCCAGCTCTTGATCCTGGACGAGCCCACCACCGGGCTGGACCCGCAGGTGCGGCACCTGATCTGGAACAAGCTGCGAGAGCTCAAGCAGCGCGGGGTAACGATCCTGCTGACCACCCACTACATGGAAGAGGCCTTTCAGATCTGCGACGAAATCCTGATCATGGATCGCGGGCGAAAGATCCTCGAGGGGCGCCCGCAGCAGCTGCTGCAGGACCACATGGAGCGCTATGTGCTGGAGGCCATGATTCCGGACGCTGCAGCTGGCACACCCGTCACAGCCGATACACGCGCTGCGGCCGATACACCAGCCGCCACCGGTACACACCCGACAGCCGGCACACATGCGGCAACCAGCGAGGCCGGTGAGCTGCGCAGCGAGGACCACAACGGGATGCGGTTTTTCTATGCCAACGACATGACGCAGCTGGAAAGCCACGCCTCCCGGCTCGGCCAGGAGCGGGTATACATCCGCCAGGCAAACCTTGAGGATCTGTTTCTGAAATTTACCGGGAGGGGATTGAATGAACTCCAGTAG
- the ilvD gene encoding dihydroxy-acid dehydratase gives MPALRSLTNTAGRNMAGARALWRANGMKKEQFGKPIIAIANSFTQFVPGHAHLHDIGQDVKRLIEEQGCFAAEFDTIAVDDGIAMGHGGMLYSLPSRELIADSIEYMVNAHCADALVCISNCDKITPGMMLAAMRLNIPTVFVSGGPMEAGVVGDRKYDLVDAMVMAADTSVDDDTLAAVEENACPTCGSCSGMFTANSMNCLNEALGLALPGNGTVLATHVERRRLFEKAAARVVEVAREYYDNDNDAVLPRSIATKAAFMNAMSLDIAMGGSTNTVLHLLAIAREAGVDFTMQDIDQLSRKVPCLSKVSPNSQYHIEDVHRAGGIMGILGELDRAGLLDTSVSRIDYPSLAAALDDWDIAGSGRAAEASSTARAFYAAAPGGYRNLKLASQDARFKELDTDRAGGCIRSSAHAYYADGGLAVLFGNLAENGCIVKTAGVDESIFRFTGTAKVFESQDDAVHGILNGQVAAGNVVIIRYEGPKGGPGMQEMLYPTSYLKAMGLGKECALLTDGRFSGGTSGLSIGHASPEAAAGGAIALVEDGDTIEIDIPGRSINMRVSDSELEKRRAAQLARGDKAFTPHNRERQVSTALKVYASMATSADQGAYRQLPE, from the coding sequence ATGCCCGCTTTACGCAGCCTGACCAACACCGCCGGACGCAACATGGCCGGTGCACGCGCGCTGTGGCGCGCCAACGGTATGAAAAAGGAACAGTTCGGCAAACCGATAATCGCCATCGCCAACTCTTTCACCCAGTTTGTTCCCGGCCACGCCCACCTGCACGACATCGGACAGGATGTTAAGCGATTGATCGAGGAACAGGGCTGCTTCGCCGCCGAGTTCGATACCATTGCGGTGGACGACGGGATTGCAATGGGCCACGGGGGGATGCTCTACAGCCTGCCAAGCCGCGAGCTTATTGCCGACAGCATCGAGTACATGGTGAACGCCCACTGCGCCGATGCCCTGGTCTGCATATCCAACTGTGACAAGATTACCCCGGGCATGATGCTGGCCGCCATGCGCCTGAATATCCCGACGGTGTTTGTATCCGGCGGCCCCATGGAGGCCGGGGTTGTCGGAGACCGGAAATACGACCTGGTGGATGCCATGGTGATGGCTGCCGATACCAGTGTCGATGACGACACCCTGGCGGCAGTAGAGGAAAATGCCTGCCCGACCTGCGGCAGCTGCTCCGGGATGTTTACCGCAAACTCCATGAACTGTCTGAACGAGGCCCTGGGGCTGGCATTGCCGGGAAACGGGACGGTACTGGCTACCCATGTTGAACGCCGCCGGCTGTTCGAAAAGGCGGCGGCGCGGGTAGTCGAGGTTGCCCGCGAATACTATGACAACGACAATGACGCGGTCCTGCCGCGCTCGATTGCAACCAAGGCCGCCTTTATGAACGCCATGAGCCTGGATATTGCCATGGGCGGCAGCACCAACACCGTACTGCACCTGCTGGCGATTGCACGCGAAGCCGGTGTCGACTTTACCATGCAGGATATCGACCAGCTGTCGCGTAAGGTACCCTGCCTCTCCAAGGTCAGCCCCAACTCCCAGTACCACATAGAGGATGTACACCGCGCTGGCGGGATCATGGGGATTCTGGGGGAACTGGACCGGGCCGGGCTGCTGGATACCAGCGTCTCGCGGATCGACTACCCCAGCCTGGCCGCCGCACTGGACGACTGGGATATTGCCGGCAGCGGCCGGGCCGCCGAGGCCAGCAGCACCGCGCGTGCGTTCTATGCCGCCGCTCCCGGCGGTTATCGCAACCTCAAACTCGCCAGCCAGGATGCCCGCTTCAAGGAGCTGGACACAGACCGGGCCGGCGGCTGTATCCGCAGCAGTGCGCACGCCTACTACGCCGATGGCGGTCTGGCCGTGCTGTTTGGCAACCTGGCGGAGAACGGCTGTATCGTCAAAACAGCAGGGGTCGATGAGAGTATCTTCAGGTTTACCGGTACCGCGAAGGTCTTCGAAAGTCAGGATGATGCGGTTCACGGGATCCTGAACGGCCAGGTAGCAGCCGGCAATGTGGTCATTATCCGCTACGAAGGGCCCAAGGGCGGCCCCGGCATGCAGGAGATGCTGTATCCCACCAGCTATCTCAAGGCGATGGGGCTGGGCAAGGAGTGTGCCCTGCTTACCGACGGCCGCTTTTCCGGCGGTACCAGCGGCCTCTCGATCGGGCATGCCAGTCCGGAAGCCGCGGCCGGCGGGGCAATCGCCCTGGTCGAGGACGGCGACACCATCGAGATCGACATCCCGGGGCGCAGTATAAACATGCGAGTCAGCGACAGCGAACTGGAGAAGCGGCGTGCTGCCCAGCTCGCCCGCGGTGACAAGGCCTTTACCCCGCACAACCGTGAGCGTCAGGTCAGCACCGCCCTGAAGGTATACGCCAGCATGGCCACCAGTGCCGATCAGGGCGCCTACCGCCAGCTGCCGGAGTAA
- a CDS encoding ABC transporter permease, which translates to MNSSSTSDRDSQHPRDRSGCTDQNAYGHQPCAQRRFPRLSQRLGGVWFRHYRVYTRNLISNGLPPFLEPLIFLVGIGLGLGQYIQQMQGIGYLEFLASGLLVTSAMYTASFECTFGTFIRLEFEKVYDGMLAAPMTYRNLLIGEILWAGTKGMFFSLAVLLVVLVFGIMDGRALLLTPLIGAATGLMFGAIGILVTSLVKNINHFNFFFTGLLSPMFFFSGVVFPIENLPKVIQPLAEVFPLTHSVRLVRAAAFGWHLDTIWWDVLYIVVVTIAASALGLRLLKPRLID; encoded by the coding sequence ATGAACTCCAGTAGCACCAGTGACCGCGACAGCCAGCATCCCCGCGACCGCAGCGGCTGCACCGATCAGAACGCCTATGGCCACCAGCCCTGTGCGCAGCGGCGGTTTCCGCGATTGTCGCAGCGGCTTGGCGGGGTGTGGTTTCGCCACTATCGGGTATATACCCGCAACCTGATCAGCAACGGCCTGCCGCCATTCCTGGAGCCGCTGATCTTTCTGGTCGGGATCGGGCTGGGACTGGGGCAGTATATCCAGCAGATGCAGGGTATCGGCTACCTGGAATTCCTGGCCAGCGGCCTGTTGGTTACCAGCGCCATGTACACCGCTTCCTTTGAATGTACCTTCGGAACCTTTATCCGGCTCGAGTTCGAGAAGGTATACGACGGGATGCTGGCAGCACCTATGACCTACCGCAACCTGTTGATTGGTGAGATCCTCTGGGCAGGAACCAAAGGGATGTTCTTCTCTCTGGCTGTACTGCTGGTGGTGCTGGTTTTCGGGATTATGGACGGCAGGGCACTCCTGCTTACCCCGCTGATCGGTGCTGCTACCGGGCTGATGTTCGGGGCTATAGGCATCCTGGTGACCTCGCTGGTAAAAAACATCAATCATTTCAATTTCTTTTTTACCGGCCTGCTCTCGCCGATGTTCTTCTTCTCGGGGGTCGTGTTCCCCATCGAGAACCTGCCCAAGGTGATCCAGCCGCTGGCCGAGGTCTTCCCTCTCACCCACAGCGTTCGCCTAGTGCGCGCGGCGGCGTTCGGCTGGCATCTGGACACCATCTGGTGGGATGTACTGTACATTGTGGTCGTAACGATCGCCGCCAGTGCTCTCGGGCTGCGACTGCTCAAGCCGCGCCTGATCGACTGA